In the Flavobacterium pallidum genome, one interval contains:
- a CDS encoding NHL repeat-containing protein: MKNITKIILSCLSATALQAQTAKIITGFHHVESVAASDGFLFAADIGPVLEPLTKDGDGKIIKMDRNGNILDRDFAKETLNAPKGLAIYKNILYAADIDRIVAFDISSGEKLYEIDLSKDSGFLNDIAIWNEETLFVSATDKSKLFQVNLTTKTYEEFKTSAPIPGINGLFCRKNANRLYANGFGTDNQPNGIVGYINLKDHSFTLINMPKGYYDGIAVKNGTVFTSDWVAFENKGVVRETLAHGTNKASLTTKTLRIPGPADFIISANEMIVPAMLTGEIFIFNIN, from the coding sequence ATGAAAAACATTACCAAAATTATCTTATCCTGTCTGAGTGCAACAGCATTACAGGCACAAACCGCAAAAATCATCACCGGATTCCATCATGTTGAAAGCGTAGCTGCTTCCGATGGTTTCCTTTTTGCAGCAGACATTGGTCCGGTACTTGAACCGCTCACCAAAGACGGCGATGGCAAAATCATCAAAATGGACCGAAACGGAAATATCCTTGACAGGGATTTTGCAAAAGAAACCCTGAACGCGCCGAAAGGACTCGCCATTTACAAAAACATTTTATACGCCGCCGACATCGACAGGATTGTGGCCTTCGATATCAGTTCCGGGGAGAAATTATACGAAATAGATTTGAGTAAAGACTCTGGTTTCCTGAACGATATCGCCATTTGGAATGAAGAAACGCTGTTCGTTTCGGCGACAGATAAAAGCAAGTTGTTCCAGGTAAACCTTACCACAAAAACTTATGAAGAATTCAAAACTTCAGCTCCAATACCCGGTATTAATGGATTATTCTGCCGGAAAAATGCCAACAGATTGTATGCAAATGGTTTCGGGACCGACAACCAGCCAAATGGCATCGTAGGTTATATCAATCTGAAAGACCATTCATTTACCCTAATCAATATGCCAAAAGGCTATTATGATGGCATTGCAGTGAAAAATGGCACTGTATTTACAAGTGATTGGGTCGCCTTTGAAAACAAAGGGGTTGTGCGTGAAACTTTGGCACACGGTACAAACAAGGCTTCACTCACCACCAAAACGCTGCGCATCCCGGGCCCTGCCGACTTTATCATTTCCGCCAACGAAATGATTGTACCGGCCATGCTCACCGGAGAGATTTTTATTTTCAATATCAACTAA
- a CDS encoding acyl-CoA thioesterase: protein MEKNPSSKYKIRFNDCDLFGHLNNSRYLDYLINAREDHLLEHYAFDLTTWYKKGVGWVVGSHEIAYASPAVYNEIVTIQSALLHADSHFLHVETVMMNTECSQLKAIMRTRLIPIDTKTGKKEMHSAEFMSWVKTLENHTIPNDISLQQRVAELRMALKSGAVRTF, encoded by the coding sequence ATGGAAAAAAATCCTTCTTCAAAATACAAAATCCGCTTCAACGATTGTGATCTTTTCGGGCACCTCAACAATTCCCGTTACCTGGATTACCTCATCAATGCAAGGGAAGATCACCTGCTCGAACATTATGCATTTGACCTTACAACCTGGTACAAAAAAGGGGTCGGCTGGGTTGTCGGCAGCCATGAGATTGCATATGCAAGTCCTGCGGTATACAATGAGATCGTCACGATACAATCCGCATTATTGCATGCCGACAGCCATTTCCTGCATGTCGAAACCGTCATGATGAATACTGAATGTAGCCAATTAAAGGCAATCATGCGCACCAGGCTCATCCCTATCGATACAAAAACAGGCAAAAAGGAGATGCATTCTGCTGAATTCATGAGCTGGGTAAAAACCCTGGAAAACCATACTATTCCAAACGACATTAGCCTGCAGCAGCGCGTCGCCGAACTCCGGATGGCACTAAAAAGCGGCGCTGTGAGGACGTTTTGA
- a CDS encoding tyrosine-type recombinase/integrase produces MNWNAKPILHKGTARIAVSFERRNEALLTIVTATPDALWSQSKKTWHLPDTAENRNRFGLTEATGKSVLALIAPQSQRVLERFVEQLRLMGYSHHTIRKYRADFGDFLYWIKATPPQECDAEKVRSYFVHCLIEKRQSEALIHSRMNALKFYYVSMLHRERFFIDIPRPKKPHKLPKVIPVEIIKKLFEQTINLKHNTILKLCYGMGLRVSEVAGLAIPDIDSRNMQVLVEHGKGKKERYVNLPESILGQLRDYYKEYRPKHYLFEGADGGQYSIRTIQHIFRESMKKTGYNRKVGIHSLRHSFATHLLEQGTDIRFIQELLGHNNIKTTLLYTEVSDNSIRKIISPLDKL; encoded by the coding sequence ATGAACTGGAATGCAAAACCCATACTGCACAAAGGCACAGCGCGCATTGCAGTGTCTTTTGAAAGACGAAATGAAGCCTTACTTACCATCGTTACCGCTACTCCGGACGCGTTGTGGAGCCAGTCGAAAAAAACCTGGCACCTGCCGGATACGGCTGAAAACCGCAATCGTTTCGGGCTGACTGAAGCGACAGGAAAATCGGTTCTTGCGTTGATAGCACCTCAAAGTCAACGGGTGCTTGAGCGTTTTGTAGAGCAGCTCAGGCTTATGGGCTACAGCCATCATACTATTCGTAAATACCGTGCAGATTTTGGAGATTTCCTGTATTGGATTAAAGCTACACCGCCACAGGAATGTGATGCAGAAAAGGTACGTTCCTATTTCGTGCATTGCCTGATTGAAAAACGGCAAAGCGAAGCGTTGATTCACAGTCGAATGAATGCACTGAAATTTTATTATGTAAGCATGCTGCACCGTGAGCGGTTTTTTATTGACATTCCAAGGCCCAAGAAACCCCACAAGCTGCCAAAAGTGATCCCGGTGGAAATCATCAAAAAACTTTTTGAGCAGACCATAAATTTAAAGCACAATACAATCTTAAAACTCTGTTATGGCATGGGACTGCGTGTCTCAGAAGTGGCCGGCCTCGCAATCCCGGACATTGATAGCCGCAACATGCAGGTTTTGGTCGAACATGGAAAGGGCAAAAAAGAGCGTTATGTGAACCTGCCGGAAAGTATTTTAGGCCAGTTGCGTGATTATTATAAAGAATATCGCCCCAAGCATTATTTATTCGAAGGAGCAGATGGCGGGCAGTATTCGATCCGGACAATACAGCACATTTTTAGGGAATCAATGAAAAAGACCGGTTACAACCGAAAGGTTGGAATCCACAGCCTGCGGCACAGCTTTGCGACCCATTTGCTGGAACAGGGAACGGATATACGGTTTATACAAGAACTTTTAGGGCATAATAATATCAAGACCACGTTATTATATACCGAAGTGAGCGACAACAGCATCCGTAAAATCATAAGTCCGTTAGACAAGCTTTAA
- a CDS encoding AbrB/MazE/SpoVT family DNA-binding domain-containing protein, with translation MDISVIPIGNSKGIRLSKTLLEKYNITDKVELILEKGYIILKPKSEPRTGWEKAFKKMHENGDDNLLIHDAFEDENLEEWI, from the coding sequence ATGGATATTTCTGTAATACCAATTGGAAACTCAAAAGGAATTCGTTTATCGAAAACTTTACTTGAAAAATATAATATCACAGATAAAGTTGAACTTATTCTGGAGAAAGGTTACATCATTTTAAAACCTAAATCTGAACCGCGAACTGGTTGGGAAAAAGCTTTTAAAAAAATGCACGAAAATGGCGATGACAACTTGCTAATCCATGACGCTTTCGAAGACGAAAATCTTGAAGAATGGATTTAA
- a CDS encoding type II toxin-antitoxin system PemK/MazF family toxin, whose amino-acid sequence MDLRQYQIVLVNLDPTIGSEMKKTRPCVIISPNEMNKYLNTIVIAPMTSSSKPYPTRVEVNHDKKTGWIVLDQIRTVDRRRIIKVLGNLSEKEFEKVKEVLRETFVD is encoded by the coding sequence ATGGATTTAAGGCAATATCAAATCGTTTTAGTAAATCTTGATCCAACAATCGGAAGTGAAATGAAGAAAACACGTCCGTGCGTTATCATTTCTCCGAATGAAATGAATAAATATCTCAATACAATTGTTATCGCTCCTATGACAAGCAGTTCAAAACCTTATCCAACCAGGGTCGAGGTGAATCATGATAAGAAAACTGGCTGGATTGTGCTTGATCAAATTCGAACTGTTGACAGGCGAAGAATTATCAAAGTGCTGGGCAATTTATCTGAAAAAGAATTCGAAAAAGTGAAGGAAGTTTTGCGAGAGACATTTGTAGATTAA
- a CDS encoding DUF262 domain-containing protein, which translates to MALQDEIELKAKQIHTDGYSLSIGELMSLYRDREIDIHPEFQRFFRWSPNQKTKLIESILLGIPIPPIFVSQREDGVWDVIDGLQRLSTILEFSGLLRDSEGNIKAASKLNGTDYLPSLEGKYWQKDDDLPNSFDQTQRLIIKRSKLGVQIIKKESDKDTKFELFQRLNTGGTALTEQEIRNCILVMINKDFYTWLSELSQSPNFQSVLPISDRAVEEQYDVELALRYFVYKSITLEEVNSTKDIGKLLTDKMVEFASDENFDYEGEKANFDKVFELLNSALGEDAFRKWEPQKNKFTGAFSISLFEVIVTGFGKNSELYNNTAESQAELAEKIKSISLNQVFIDNSGNGKRASTRLPHFLPLGTQIFGNEN; encoded by the coding sequence ATGGCACTTCAAGATGAAATCGAATTAAAAGCAAAACAAATACATACTGACGGATATTCATTGTCTATCGGAGAATTAATGTCTTTATATAGAGATAGAGAAATTGATATACATCCTGAATTTCAGAGATTTTTTCGATGGTCACCAAATCAAAAAACTAAATTAATTGAATCAATTCTGTTAGGCATTCCTATTCCTCCAATATTTGTTTCTCAAAGAGAAGATGGAGTTTGGGATGTTATTGATGGCCTACAGCGTTTATCTACCATTTTAGAGTTTTCTGGTTTGCTTCGAGATAGCGAAGGTAATATCAAAGCAGCAAGCAAGCTTAATGGCACAGATTACTTGCCATCTTTGGAGGGAAAATATTGGCAAAAAGACGATGATTTGCCTAATTCATTTGACCAAACTCAAAGACTCATCATTAAGAGATCAAAATTGGGTGTTCAAATTATTAAAAAGGAAAGTGACAAAGACACAAAATTTGAACTTTTTCAAAGATTAAATACTGGCGGCACAGCATTAACAGAACAAGAAATCAGAAACTGCATTTTGGTAATGATCAATAAAGATTTTTACACTTGGCTATCTGAATTAAGCCAAAGTCCAAATTTCCAATCTGTATTGCCTATTTCTGACCGAGCAGTTGAAGAACAATATGATGTTGAATTAGCTTTAAGATATTTTGTTTACAAGTCGATTACACTTGAAGAAGTAAATTCCACTAAAGATATTGGTAAACTTTTAACGGACAAAATGGTGGAATTCGCATCGGATGAAAATTTTGATTACGAAGGAGAAAAAGCGAATTTTGATAAGGTATTTGAATTATTGAATTCGGCACTCGGAGAAGATGCTTTTAGAAAATGGGAACCACAAAAAAATAAGTTCACTGGTGCATTTTCAATTTCATTATTTGAAGTAATCGTCACTGGTTTTGGTAAAAATAGCGAACTATATAATAATACAGCTGAAAGCCAAGCTGAATTGGCGGAAAAAATAAAATCCATAAGTTTGAATCAGGTATTTATCGACAATTCCGGTAATGGTAAAAGAGCGTCAACCAGATTGCCTCACTTTTTGCCTTTAGGAACTCAGATTTTTGGGAATGAAAATTAG
- a CDS encoding MAE_28990/MAE_18760 family HEPN-like nuclease: protein MKIRTVEELQNRLDDDFAWRRKELTNIYTNVSSSKPKQMNTNIRIGVVMLYAHWEGFIKNAAETYLIFVSSKKLTYNQLSNNFIALSLKAKLSVFQETNKNTLHTQLVDFLLGNLDIRAQVPTENVIKTQSNLNSNILKEILSIIGVSYDQFELKEKFIDTQLLNIRNSVAHGQNPDMDEIEFSELYTEITSLMNSIKTEIANNATLLNYKKVNIA, encoded by the coding sequence ATGAAAATTAGAACTGTAGAGGAATTACAAAATCGTTTAGATGATGATTTTGCTTGGAGACGAAAAGAACTTACAAATATTTACACAAATGTCAGTTCTTCGAAACCAAAGCAAATGAATACCAACATTCGAATTGGTGTTGTGATGCTTTATGCGCATTGGGAGGGATTTATCAAAAATGCTGCAGAAACATATCTAATCTTTGTTTCTAGTAAGAAACTAACATATAATCAATTATCAAATAATTTCATTGCACTCTCATTAAAAGCTAAATTATCTGTTTTTCAAGAAACGAATAAAAATACACTTCATACTCAGTTGGTAGATTTTCTACTTGGAAATTTGGATATCCGAGCTCAAGTTCCTACGGAAAATGTGATCAAGACACAATCAAATCTCAATTCAAATATTTTAAAAGAGATACTTTCAATTATAGGTGTTAGTTACGATCAATTCGAATTGAAAGAAAAATTTATTGATACTCAATTATTAAATATTCGTAATTCTGTAGCCCATGGACAAAACCCAGATATGGATGAAATTGAGTTTTCTGAACTTTACACTGAGATTACATCGTTGATGAATTCAATAAAAACTGAGATTGCGAATAATGCAACACTTTTAAATTACAAAAAAGTAAACATCGCCTAA
- a CDS encoding type II toxin-antitoxin system ParD family antitoxin: MGKNTSISLGNHFEHFVENTIAHGRFKNASEVVRAGLRLLEDEENRVVMLRNSIEEGIKSGRAENFDSQKFLAQLKASKKANG; this comes from the coding sequence ATGGGAAAGAATACTTCAATATCACTCGGAAATCACTTCGAACATTTCGTTGAAAACACAATTGCGCATGGCAGATTCAAAAATGCAAGCGAAGTTGTTCGCGCCGGACTGCGCCTTTTGGAAGATGAAGAAAATCGAGTTGTAATGCTTCGAAATTCAATTGAGGAAGGAATTAAAAGTGGAAGAGCAGAAAACTTTGATTCTCAAAAATTTCTTGCTCAATTGAAAGCCAGCAAAAAAGCGAATGGCTAA
- a CDS encoding type II toxin-antitoxin system RelE/ParE family toxin has translation MAKFHLLYRAVDDLADIWDYTYDEWSERQADKYYQLLLDSCQEIAENPNIGKSYNQIVNNLFGYKSGEHLIFYLVVDVQEIEVVRILHGSMDLKKKFQ, from the coding sequence ATGGCTAAATTTCATCTTTTATATAGAGCTGTTGATGATCTTGCGGATATTTGGGATTATACTTATGATGAATGGTCAGAAAGACAAGCTGACAAATATTATCAATTGCTTCTCGATAGTTGCCAAGAAATAGCTGAGAATCCAAATATCGGAAAATCGTACAATCAAATTGTGAATAATCTGTTTGGCTATAAATCTGGCGAACATTTAATTTTCTATCTTGTAGTTGACGTACAGGAAATTGAAGTGGTTAGAATATTACACGGTAGTATGGATTTAAAGAAAAAGTTTCAATAA